From Candidatus Hydrogenedens sp.:
ATTCCCACTTCCTGCCCTATCGGTGGCAATTTTATATTTTTCTTGAACAAAAAAGACAAAATCTTTTACTACAGATGTAATAATTTGAAGATCTTTAAGGCGATATACTTTTCTTTCATCAAAGTGTTTATCAGCTCTCGAATAGATAATACCTAATACAAAATGACCTATATATTCATCATACGGGAATGTTATATTTTTCTTGCTTTTTCTATCTCTAAAATATCCTGTGAATGCACCTAAAGTCATTCCATTTACTTCTTTTATATTTTTTCTATATGTGCTTTTCAAATCTACGGCAAATTTGTTATCCATTTTATCAATGAATGTTATATCAGGATAAAAATTTTGTTCTTTACATAATACCATTTTATACTTATTTTTCGCCGCAAATTGACATATTTTAGGAAATAAAAGTAGTTCCATAATTTTCGATACCACTTTCGTGTCAACTGAAATTGTATAGATATTTTTTGTAATATCTATAAATCCTTTTACAACCCAATTACCATCTTTTGTTGAAACGGCAGAATTAAATTGATCAACATATTCCAAAAGCTGAGTTCTAAATTTCTCTTTTAGTTTTTGTTTTTCTTCTGAGTTCACCACTTTTCCTTCTATTCTGTCTTTTATTAGAGGATGGAGGTTAAAATTAGTGTATATAAATCTTCATTATGTTGATTATATCGAAATTCTAACTTTTTCAGGTAATATTCAAAATAGCGAAAACCTACTCCATGAATCTTTATTATCCGCTCCTTCGCATAACTCCAAAAACCTCCGATACCTTTAATATACACTCGACCATTCGCAAATCGCTGACTTTTATCTATCTGTAAATGCTTAAAATAGTCCCGAAGCATTACCAGTGCATTATACGCTTTATACTGATTTGTATAAATAATACCACCCATCCTTACCTTTTTTCTGTTTCCTTTAACAGGGTATCTGCTTTAACATTTGTCACTACTTCCAACTTCACACTCCCCTTTCGCTTGATTATACCAAGTAACGGAAGGAAATATTTATCTTCTCCAGAATACTATCTTTTCTTATACTCGATTTTTTTTAAATTTGTAGCACTTCAGAAAGTTTTTTTAACCCTTCCTATGGAATTCCTTTCAGAATAAGGACAAGATTGAAAAGGTCTTAAAACACTTTTATTCGTATTAATTCTTCGAGTTTCACTTCCGAAGAAATAATTTTCATAGGTTTTCTTAACTTCATTTTAATACTCCTCTTGATTTAATTCTATATCAAGTGGAATATTTTCACAATCACTTTGTTTTATTATTATGAAAGGAATTTGTTATGGAGAATAATCAGAAAGAAGATAGGGAACTGAGTAGAGAGGCTTATTATGTGTTGCGGTGTCATGGGACAGAGCCAGCGTTTAGTGGAAAGTACTGGAATCATAAGGAAAAAGGGGTTTATGTTTGTGCTGGATGTGGACAAAAACTTTTCTCCTCTGAGCATAAATTTGATTCGGGAACGGGCTGGCCAAGTTATTGGTCTCCAATAATGGGAGGGGTTATTGAAGAGAGTATAGATACAAGTCATGGAATGATACGAACAGAGGTCCACTGTTCGAATTGTAAAGGGCATTTGGGGCATGTTTTTCCTGATGGACCTCCACCAACACGACTTCGTTATTGTATCAATTCGGCAAGTTTGGAGTTTATTCCTGAATGATGGTTGTCTTAACAGGTCTGACTTATTTCAGTTGTTTCCTTGCTTTTTGGAGGGCTTTTCTGACGCATGCAGGACTGGTTCCCCCGGGAGAATTGCGTCGTTTTACAATAGTTGTAGGTTGCAGGATTGTATAAACATCCTGTTCGAACAAGGATGAGAAAGATTTGTATTCATCCATAGTTAATTCACGGAGGGGCTTTTTATTTTTAATGGCGTAGAGAACAATTTTACCAATAATAGAATGTGCATCACGGAAACTAATGCCCCTTTCCACCAGATAATCAGCAAGGTCTGTGGCTTCCATATAACCTAAGTCAAGGGCTTTTTGAATATTTTCTATGTTTACCTTAATAGATTTGACCATCTTTGTGCATACGATTAAAGAATTCTCTACTGTGTCGGCGGTATCAAAAACCGCTTCTTTGTCTTCCTGCATATCACGGTTGTAGGTAAGCGGTAAACTTTTCATTAATGTCAACAAGGCAAATAAATGACCGTAAACTCGGCCGGATTTTCCGCGTACCAACTCAGCCACATCTGGATTTTTCTTCTGAGGCATAATACTGGAACCTGTTGTGAAGGCATCGCCAATTTCGATAAAGCCGAATAGAGGTGAGGACCAGATAATTAGCTCTTCGCACCAACGGGAAAGATGCATCATCAGTAAAGCAGAATAACTGCAAAACTCTATTAAGAAATCACGGTCAGAAACGGCGTCCATGCTATTGGCACATAGTTGTTCAAAACCAAGTTTTTTTGCTACGAATTGAGGGTCTATCGGATGAGGTGTTCCCGCAAGAGCGGCCGCTCCTAAAGGCAATGTATTAACACGAGGACGAAGTTCCCGAAAGCGTTGCTTGTCCCGTTGAAACATTTCAAAATAGGCTAAAATGTGGTGAGATAAGAGAATAGGTTGTGCTGGTTGTAAATGTGTAAAACCGGGAATAATAACATTGGAATGAAATTCTGCAAACTCAATCAAGGCACTTTGAAGTTGAATTATCAAATGAATGATGGTATCAATTTGTGCCCGTGTCCAAAGACGGACATCTGTAACAACCTGGTCGTTTCGACTGCGTGCCGTATGTAATTTTTTACCACAATCGCCAATTTTCTGTATCAGAGCATGTTCGATATTTGTATGCACATCTTCCAGCGATGGGTTCCATACAAATTTCCCCTGCTCTATCTCTTTGAGAATACTTTCTAATCCCTGAACAATTTTCTGAGCATCTTTTGGAGGAATAATATTTTGTTTTCCT
This genomic window contains:
- a CDS encoding type II restriction endonuclease, producing the protein MNSEEKQKLKEKFRTQLLEYVDQFNSAVSTKDGNWVVKGFIDITKNIYTISVDTKVVSKIMELLLFPKICQFAAKNKYKMVLCKEQNFYPDITFIDKMDNKFAVDLKSTYRKNIKEVNGMTLGAFTGYFRDRKSKKNITFPYDEYIGHFVLGIIYSRADKHFDERKVYRLKDLQIITSVVKDFVFFVQEKYKIATDRAGSGNTKNIGSVVKIDELINGNGPFAKLGEDIFDDYWMFYLTKDMAKAAELKDAPYRNLKQYMQYKKIKK
- the argH gene encoding argininosuccinate lyase yields the protein MSKQWGGRFEEKTDPIVETFSASVHYDSRLAIFDIQASIAHAQMLGKQNIIPPKDAQKIVQGLESILKEIEQGKFVWNPSLEDVHTNIEHALIQKIGDCGKKLHTARSRNDQVVTDVRLWTRAQIDTIIHLIIQLQSALIEFAEFHSNVIIPGFTHLQPAQPILLSHHILAYFEMFQRDKQRFRELRPRVNTLPLGAAALAGTPHPIDPQFVAKKLGFEQLCANSMDAVSDRDFLIEFCSYSALLMMHLSRWCEELIIWSSPLFGFIEIGDAFTTGSSIMPQKKNPDVAELVRGKSGRVYGHLFALLTLMKSLPLTYNRDMQEDKEAVFDTADTVENSLIVCTKMVKSIKVNIENIQKALDLGYMEATDLADYLVERGISFRDAHSIIGKIVLYAIKNKKPLRELTMDEYKSFSSLFEQDVYTILQPTTIVKRRNSPGGTSPACVRKALQKARKQLK
- a CDS encoding transposase encodes the protein MGGIIYTNQYKAYNALVMLRDYFKHLQIDKSQRFANGRVYIKGIGGFWSYAKERIIKIHGVGFRYFEYYLKKLEFRYNQHNEDLYTLILTSIL
- the msrB gene encoding peptide-methionine (R)-S-oxide reductase MsrB encodes the protein MENNQKEDRELSREAYYVLRCHGTEPAFSGKYWNHKEKGVYVCAGCGQKLFSSEHKFDSGTGWPSYWSPIMGGVIEESIDTSHGMIRTEVHCSNCKGHLGHVFPDGPPPTRLRYCINSASLEFIPE